A genomic window from Ruminiclostridium cellulolyticum H10 includes:
- a CDS encoding Fic family protein: MDFKRILDKQKLYEEGKDTLHEVTIESYNNAFEVEFTHNSTAIEGNTLTLMETKVVLEDGISVGGKALREIYEVVNHKKAFHYVKQCIKEGLPLSEKIVKDIHALVTENIIVGGIYRNEEVFISGASHTPPARNEMYIQIKNFFADLMYKKDLNPIELAAWTHAEFVRIHPFQDGNGRTSRLIMNYQLMSYGFLPISIAKENRLDYYNALDKYAAQGILDDFANMIAELEEAQLDKYISIIPEQNKSHQIQQM, encoded by the coding sequence TTGGATTTTAAAAGAATATTAGATAAACAAAAATTGTATGAAGAGGGAAAAGATACACTTCATGAAGTTACAATTGAATCTTATAATAATGCTTTTGAAGTAGAATTTACTCATAACTCTACTGCAATAGAAGGAAATACCCTTACGCTTATGGAAACTAAAGTGGTATTGGAAGACGGTATTTCTGTTGGCGGAAAAGCACTTAGAGAAATATACGAAGTTGTAAATCATAAAAAAGCCTTCCATTATGTGAAGCAATGTATCAAAGAAGGGCTTCCTTTGAGTGAAAAAATAGTAAAGGACATTCATGCACTTGTCACGGAGAATATCATAGTCGGTGGCATATATCGAAATGAAGAGGTTTTTATTAGTGGTGCTAGCCACACACCACCTGCAAGAAATGAAATGTACATTCAGATAAAGAATTTCTTTGCAGATTTAATGTATAAGAAAGATTTGAATCCAATTGAACTAGCAGCATGGACACATGCAGAGTTTGTTAGAATTCATCCGTTTCAGGATGGTAATGGTAGAACATCAAGACTGATTATGAACTATCAATTGATGAGCTATGGTTTTTTACCTATTTCTATAGCGAAAGAAAATCGATTGGATTATTATAATGCATTAGACAAATATGCAGCTCAAGGTATTCTAGATGATTTTGCAAATATGATTGCAGAATTGGAAGAAGCACAGCTTGATAAATATATCTCTATAATACCGGAACAGAACAAATCACATCAAATACAGCAAATGTAA
- a CDS encoding IS110 family transposase — protein sequence MNCTQNNKLMQITPETMVVGVDIGSEVHFARAFDFRGFEFSKRAFRFENTREGFNAFDIWVTDLMKRNQKTKTFVGMEPTGHYWYGFGSHLQNMGVEFGMVNPYHVKRSKELDDNTPSKHDRKDPKTIAMLVKDGRYLIPYMPEGVYREIRNLMELRRQNVVQLISIQNRVKRWLAIYFPEFSTVFKKWTGKAALLTLKHFPTPQAVIKTGEEKIVATWKEEVKRAVGHKHAQKLIKAAEESIGLKHGLESAVLEIETLLDEYMIHGHRLELIMQKVEAQVKEIPSASMLLGIKGIGIVAVAGFLGAVGDISRFDAPEQIVKLFGLNLRENSSGKHQGKTTITRRGRSDGRYAIFQAVLPLVARNPEFRQLHLYYINRDNKPLKKMQSIVALCGKLIRVFYAILKTGSHYDAEKMMNDIKRPMMKAA from the coding sequence ATGAATTGTACACAAAACAATAAGTTAATGCAAATCACACCTGAAACAATGGTGGTTGGAGTAGATATCGGTAGCGAGGTCCACTTCGCCAGGGCTTTTGATTTCAGAGGATTTGAATTTTCTAAAAGAGCATTTAGGTTTGAGAATACAAGAGAGGGTTTCAATGCCTTTGATATTTGGGTTACAGACCTGATGAAGAGAAATCAAAAGACAAAAACATTCGTAGGAATGGAGCCCACCGGGCATTACTGGTATGGGTTTGGAAGTCACTTGCAGAACATGGGTGTAGAGTTTGGTATGGTTAATCCTTACCATGTAAAACGCTCAAAGGAACTAGATGATAACACCCCAAGCAAGCATGACCGTAAAGATCCAAAAACGATTGCAATGCTAGTCAAGGACGGAAGATATCTAATACCGTACATGCCTGAAGGTGTATATCGAGAAATAAGAAATCTGATGGAATTACGCAGGCAAAATGTTGTGCAGTTGATTAGCATACAAAATAGAGTAAAACGATGGTTAGCAATATACTTTCCTGAGTTTAGTACTGTTTTCAAGAAATGGACTGGAAAGGCGGCGTTGCTTACACTGAAGCATTTTCCTACTCCACAGGCAGTAATTAAAACAGGTGAGGAAAAAATAGTAGCAACATGGAAAGAGGAAGTCAAAAGAGCGGTTGGACATAAACATGCCCAGAAGCTCATAAAAGCAGCAGAAGAATCCATTGGACTAAAGCATGGTCTGGAATCAGCAGTTCTGGAGATTGAAACTCTTCTAGACGAATATATGATTCATGGTCACAGGCTTGAGCTGATAATGCAAAAAGTAGAAGCACAAGTAAAAGAAATTCCGAGTGCAAGTATGCTTTTAGGTATAAAAGGAATAGGAATTGTAGCTGTGGCAGGGTTCTTAGGTGCTGTAGGAGATATTAGTAGATTTGATGCTCCAGAGCAAATAGTAAAACTATTTGGGTTAAACCTAAGAGAAAACAGCTCTGGCAAGCATCAAGGCAAAACAACAATAACCAGAAGGGGACGCTCTGACGGCAGATATGCCATATTTCAAGCAGTATTGCCATTAGTAGCTAGAAACCCTGAATTTAGGCAGTTGCACCTATACTACATTAATAGAGATAACAAGCCACTTAAGAAAATGCAGTCAATAGTAGCCTTATGCGGCAAGTTGATAAGAGTATTTTATGCAATACTAAAAACAGGTAGCCACTATGATGCTGAAAAGATGATGAACGATATTAAAAGACCAATGATGAAGGCAGCATAG
- a CDS encoding DEAD/DEAH box helicase — MSAATAFGKTVVCSYLISHRKVNTLILLQSKDLLNQWVDELNKFLDIKEEPPEYETKTGRKKKRESVIGILHGSKNTLTGIVDVAMVGSMYSKGKFNELINSYGMVIMDECHHAASNTSMEILQKVDAKYVYGLSATPKRGDSLDKIIYMMLGPLRHKFTAS, encoded by the coding sequence TTGAGCGCGGCTACTGCATTTGGTAAGACTGTAGTATGTAGTTACTTGATTTCGCATAGAAAAGTGAATACATTAATTTTATTGCAGAGCAAAGATCTGCTAAATCAGTGGGTGGATGAACTAAATAAATTTCTGGATATAAAAGAAGAACCACCAGAATATGAGACAAAGACTGGACGAAAAAAGAAACGAGAAAGTGTCATTGGAATTTTACATGGTAGTAAGAATACATTAACAGGAATTGTTGATGTAGCTATGGTTGGTTCTATGTATAGTAAGGGCAAATTCAATGAATTAATCAATTCTTATGGAATGGTGATTATGGACGAATGTCATCATGCTGCATCCAATACATCTATGGAGATATTGCAGAAGGTTGATGCAAAATATGTATATGGCTTATCAGCTACACCTAAAAGAGGCGATAGTCTGGACAAAATCATATACATGATGCTTGGACCACTGCGTCATAAGTTCACTGCGTCATAA
- the tnpA gene encoding IS66 family insertion sequence element accessory protein TnpA: MDKITDTKTEFRLKQWTQIVQTCQASGMTAVSWCNQNNVNIKSYYYWLRRIRTLTIENGPLELQSKGQQIVPVSFRQTAAVTIHINSVSIDIPDGTSKDTIAAVLSALKTIC, translated from the coding sequence ATGGATAAAATAACAGATACTAAAACTGAATTTAGACTCAAGCAGTGGACTCAGATAGTCCAGACGTGCCAAGCCAGTGGAATGACGGCTGTCAGTTGGTGTAATCAGAACAATGTAAATATCAAATCATATTACTATTGGTTACGCAGAATCCGCACTCTGACTATCGAAAATGGACCTCTTGAGCTTCAAAGTAAAGGACAGCAGATTGTACCCGTATCTTTCCGGCAGACAGCAGCAGTTACAATTCATATTAATTCCGTTTCTATAGATATCCCTGATGGAACTTCCAAAGATACAATTGCGGCAGTTCTGTCGGCATTGAAGACCATATGTTAG
- a CDS encoding FtsX-like permease family protein: MNGLLPFFEFIGGRVAFVAVKSLIPQVRKSSVIILSISTTIIIAVFGGTLLNTVLSNTEENLKNQFALDIVVTDRSTNSSKLGASFKNDLGKLSGVRGTSIISWGTNVYYKSEKGVENMYACFADLDTLIREGKIPDIHGDLKSNIVITKEYAKIHNLVVGDVINVKRDANDRKLISDVDPNLGFDTMRIGAIIDKIPAHPQPRVSAIFDWNDKYTNDFTFFCKALIASDKVDNTLNDLNNLKKQYPQIKWTTLNEALSDSRQQFYQNYAFFIIVIAIILVTLFLGLFNSLINNIMSKRKEFAILRTLELNKIGLVKAVMVQVIIYNLLGIILGYILGLAVSNIVLVMDNQSKIVLDNKLILAIGSLLVLISILIFVPFSIKLANKKISQEISFGTK, from the coding sequence TTGAATGGATTACTACCATTTTTTGAATTTATTGGAGGGCGTGTTGCTTTTGTAGCAGTAAAGAGTTTGATTCCTCAAGTAAGAAAAAGTTCAGTAATTATCCTATCTATAAGTACTACCATCATAATAGCTGTTTTTGGAGGAACCCTCTTAAATACAGTGTTATCAAATACTGAAGAAAATTTAAAAAACCAATTTGCCTTAGATATTGTAGTTACTGATAGAAGCACTAATAGTAGTAAACTGGGAGCTTCCTTCAAGAACGATTTGGGTAAATTAAGTGGTGTCAGGGGTACTTCAATTATAAGTTGGGGGACAAATGTGTACTATAAATCGGAAAAAGGTGTAGAAAATATGTATGCTTGTTTCGCAGACCTGGATACTTTGATTAGGGAAGGGAAAATTCCGGATATTCATGGAGATTTAAAATCAAACATTGTAATTACTAAGGAATACGCCAAAATACATAATTTGGTAGTCGGAGATGTTATTAATGTAAAAAGAGATGCAAATGATAGAAAACTGATTTCTGATGTAGATCCTAATTTGGGCTTTGATACAATGCGGATAGGTGCTATCATTGATAAGATTCCAGCCCACCCCCAACCGAGGGTATCTGCTATATTTGATTGGAATGATAAATATACAAATGATTTCACGTTTTTTTGTAAGGCTCTGATTGCTTCCGATAAAGTGGATAATACTCTAAATGACTTAAATAATCTGAAAAAACAATACCCACAGATTAAATGGACAACATTAAATGAAGCTTTAAGTGATTCAAGACAACAGTTCTATCAAAATTATGCATTTTTTATTATTGTAATTGCTATAATTTTAGTAACATTGTTTTTGGGACTGTTTAATTCATTGATTAATAATATAATGTCTAAAAGAAAGGAATTTGCTATACTAAGAACTTTAGAACTAAATAAAATTGGATTGGTCAAGGCTGTTATGGTTCAAGTTATAATATATAATCTACTTGGAATAATATTGGGATATATTTTGGGATTAGCAGTATCTAATATTGTATTAGTGATGGACAATCAGAGTAAAATTGTATTAGATAATAAATTAATCTTAGCAATAGGTTCATTATTGGTATTAATTAGTATACTTATATTTGTACCGTTTAGCATTAAACTAGCAAATAAAAAAATATCTCAAGAAATAAGTTTTGGTACAAAATAA
- a CDS encoding ABC transporter permease, producing the protein MKQSSSVMDMLFINRNTFKDMLKGGREATYLMLKTIDKNKNLDLVNGLKAIDNDFRIDIAEENESVKESINILKIYLSVLSILVIIMCSLFIISNFQTFLYNYRNQFALIRAVGGSSKQALKIVMIQCTVINIIGVISAILVSYISSKYLINLLNSIFIIEVSEIKFSPFIALGISLCSFLGIQLFMLIPAIKSSRILPFKIMEHSCK; encoded by the coding sequence ATGAAACAGTCATCATCAGTAATGGATATGCTGTTTATTAATAGAAATACATTTAAAGACATGTTAAAAGGCGGTAGAGAAGCAACATATTTAATGCTTAAAACCATTGATAAGAATAAGAATCTTGATTTGGTAAACGGTTTAAAGGCTATTGATAACGATTTTAGAATTGATATAGCTGAAGAGAATGAGTCTGTAAAAGAAAGCATAAATATTTTAAAAATTTATCTATCCGTTTTATCTATTTTAGTTATTATTATGTGTTCGCTTTTTATAATATCAAATTTTCAAACTTTCTTATATAATTATAGAAATCAATTCGCACTTATTAGGGCTGTTGGCGGTTCTTCCAAACAGGCGCTTAAAATAGTAATGATCCAGTGTACAGTTATCAATATTATTGGCGTTATTTCTGCAATTTTAGTTTCTTATATAAGTAGTAAATATTTAATTAATTTATTAAATAGCATATTTATAATCGAGGTTTCTGAGATTAAATTTTCCCCTTTTATTGCTCTTGGAATATCTTTATGTTCATTTTTAGGTATTCAGTTATTTATGCTAATTCCAGCAATAAAAAGTTCTAGAATATTGCCTTTTAAAATTATGGAGCATTCCTGTAAGTAA
- a CDS encoding ATP-binding cassette domain-containing protein has protein sequence MQIDKLLCTPRLSAYNKIEDIEILGLTFKYPGSERSVLNNINLSIKKGEKIAIVGNNGAGKTTLINIILGLYTKYTGNILMDNTEFGKIGLISYNKRVSAILQDFIRYNYSLNENIIMGDVSNKDNYYGIVEEIISQVGLSKKVEKLKYGVNTRLSKEYEGGEDLSGGEWQKLAIARAMIKDSDLIVLDEPTSALDPIAELEIFDLFNKISQVRQLL, from the coding sequence ATACAGATAGATAAACTACTATGCACCCCAAGATTAAGCGCTTACAATAAGATTGAAGATATTGAAATTTTAGGTCTAACATTTAAATACCCCGGTTCTGAAAGAAGTGTTTTAAATAATATTAATTTATCAATCAAAAAAGGTGAAAAAATTGCTATTGTCGGTAACAATGGTGCAGGTAAAACGACATTAATAAATATAATACTAGGGTTATATACGAAGTACACCGGGAATATATTGATGGATAATACTGAATTTGGTAAAATTGGATTAATTTCGTATAATAAGAGAGTGTCTGCGATACTACAAGATTTTATAAGATATAATTATTCATTAAATGAAAATATCATAATGGGTGATGTTTCCAATAAGGATAATTATTACGGTATAGTCGAAGAAATCATTAGCCAAGTAGGACTTTCAAAAAAAGTAGAAAAATTAAAATATGGTGTAAATACAAGATTAAGCAAGGAATATGAAGGGGGTGAAGATTTATCTGGTGGTGAATGGCAGAAATTAGCAATAGCCAGAGCGATGATTAAAGATTCCGATTTAATTGTGTTGGATGAACCTACATCAGCTTTAGATCCTATAGCCGAACTTGAGATATTTGATTTGTTTAATAAAATATCTCAAGTAAGACAACTATTATGA
- a CDS encoding IS3 family transposase (programmed frameshift), protein MKKRRTFTPEQKTKIVLEVLKEAQTLTEIAAKYEIQPNQLTRWKSEFIKNANRAFSDDADETEQLKQVHEAQIDELHRQIGQLTVERNWLKKKLNNSACRQSRQSMVDKKHKKLTITRQCQLLGLNRSTLYYQPHEPDRSEEYRIKWLIDEIYTRDSSLGYRRMTHILHRDHGININKKRTRRYMREMNIYGICPGPNLSKRGRLKYVHPYLLRGLTIDRPNQVWSVDITYCRMPKGHMYLAAIIDWHSKYIVGYELSNTMDKSLVLNLVKRTITAHGKPEIINSDQGSQFTCEDYINLLKENNIKVSMDGKGQALDNICIERFWRSLKWEKLYLEEYSTPKQLRNIIQEYIAYYNIYRPHQTLEYRTPGEVYYRTLAEKTA, encoded by the exons ATGAAAAAGAGAAGAACTTTTACCCCTGAACAGAAAACCAAAATAGTCCTCGAAGTCTTAAAAGAGGCACAAACATTGACAGAGATCGCTGCTAAGTACGAAATCCAACCAAATCAGCTTACGCGTTGGAAATCTGAGTTCATAAAGAATGCCAACCGTGCTTTCAGTGATGATGCTGATGAAACCGAACAATTGAAGCAGGTACATGAAGCTCAGATTGACGAGCTTCACAGGCAAATAGGTCAGTTAACCGTAGAGCGTAACTGGCTCAAAAAAAAA CTGAACAATTCGGCCTGCCGACAGAGCCGCCAAAGCATGGTGGATAAAAAACATAAAAAGCTGACCATTACTCGACAGTGCCAGTTGCTAGGGCTTAATCGGAGTACGCTTTACTATCAGCCGCACGAACCTGATCGCAGCGAAGAATACCGTATTAAATGGCTTATTGATGAAATCTATACGAGAGACTCTTCACTTGGGTATCGGCGTATGACGCATATCCTTCATAGGGATCATGGCATAAACATCAACAAGAAGCGTACCCGCCGTTATATGAGGGAAATGAACATTTATGGAATCTGCCCAGGACCCAACCTAAGTAAACGGGGCCGATTGAAGTATGTCCATCCATATCTTCTCAGAGGGCTTACAATTGATAGGCCTAATCAGGTATGGTCAGTGGATATTACCTATTGTCGGATGCCCAAAGGTCATATGTATTTAGCAGCTATCATCGATTGGCATTCCAAATATATCGTCGGTTATGAATTATCCAATACCATGGATAAAAGTCTTGTCCTCAATCTGGTGAAAAGGACTATCACAGCACATGGGAAACCCGAAATTATTAACAGTGATCAAGGATCCCAGTTTACCTGTGAAGATTATATAAATCTTTTGAAAGAGAACAACATAAAAGTATCAATGGATGGAAAAGGTCAAGCCCTTGATAATATCTGTATTGAACGCTTCTGGCGCAGTCTGAAATGGGAGAAGCTATATCTTGAGGAATATTCCACGCCTAAGCAATTACGTAACATTATTCAGGAGTATATAGCTTATTACAACATTTACCGTCCACATCAGACCTTAGAGTATAGGACACCAGGAGAAGTTTATTATAGAACCCTAGCAGAAAAAACTGCCTAA
- a CDS encoding TOTE conflict system archaeo-eukaryotic primase domain-containing protein produces the protein MKSLLKKADIAFDDYNPFEDTIENINEYDPDQGERILGRYITEDLAKRYFAMFWGRDDVYAKRGKNGRYFPQCDNRWNDALCPKQRGEKVFCDDCEHTKWTKLDLKKIISHLVGKKEDGTDVLGVYPLLPDGTCRFIVFDFDNHEKDAEKTDFANTDDEWHDEVDALRKMCEQNDIKCLVERSRSGRGAHVWVFFKRPIAASLARNFGFLLLDKGSTSINLKSFHYYDRMYPSQDVASYIGNLIALPLQGQALKSGNSAFVDENWNAYPDQWKVLLEETEKLSLEDIEKYMSKWQIELAEARGMIVSTATGSRPKPWKKKKGFTKKDVVGKIHMVLSNGVYVDTLNLMPRLQNQIRSMAAFDNPEFYKNKRLGYSNYYNFSTVYLGKDIDGYIRIPRGLKESIIEECEKAGIGIEITDKREKGRPIRVSFNGDLRTQQDLAAQKLLSYTDDC, from the coding sequence TTGAAATCTCTGCTGAAGAAAGCTGATATTGCATTCGATGATTATAATCCATTTGAGGATACAATAGAGAATATTAATGAGTATGATCCTGATCAGGGAGAGCGTATTCTTGGAAGATATATAACAGAGGATTTAGCAAAACGATATTTTGCTATGTTTTGGGGTAGAGATGATGTTTATGCCAAAAGAGGTAAGAATGGTAGATATTTTCCACAGTGTGATAACAGATGGAATGATGCCTTGTGTCCAAAACAGCGTGGTGAAAAAGTGTTTTGTGATGATTGTGAGCACACAAAATGGACTAAGCTTGATTTGAAGAAAATTATAAGTCATCTTGTTGGCAAAAAAGAGGATGGAACAGATGTACTTGGAGTTTATCCGCTTTTACCAGATGGTACATGTCGATTTATAGTATTTGATTTTGATAACCATGAAAAGGATGCAGAGAAGACGGATTTTGCTAATACAGATGATGAATGGCATGATGAAGTAGATGCACTTAGAAAAATGTGTGAGCAGAACGACATCAAGTGTTTGGTTGAAAGATCTCGTTCTGGAAGAGGTGCTCATGTATGGGTATTCTTTAAAAGGCCAATAGCTGCATCTTTAGCAAGAAATTTTGGCTTTCTTTTACTGGACAAGGGATCAACTTCTATTAATTTGAAATCTTTTCACTATTATGACCGAATGTATCCTTCACAGGATGTTGCTAGCTATATTGGTAATTTAATTGCTCTTCCATTACAAGGCCAAGCTCTTAAAAGTGGAAACAGTGCTTTTGTGGATGAAAACTGGAATGCATATCCTGATCAATGGAAGGTTTTGCTAGAAGAAACAGAAAAGCTATCGTTGGAAGATATTGAGAAGTATATGTCAAAATGGCAGATAGAACTTGCCGAGGCTAGGGGGATGATTGTCAGCACAGCTACTGGAAGCAGACCTAAGCCGTGGAAAAAGAAGAAGGGATTTACGAAAAAAGATGTTGTAGGAAAAATACATATGGTTCTAAGTAATGGTGTATATGTTGATACGCTTAATCTAATGCCCCGTTTACAGAATCAAATTCGCAGTATGGCAGCCTTTGATAATCCTGAGTTTTATAAAAACAAGCGTCTTGGCTATTCAAATTATTATAATTTTAGCACTGTATATCTTGGTAAAGATATAGATGGGTATATAAGGATTCCACGTGGACTAAAGGAGTCTATTATTGAAGAATGTGAAAAAGCTGGTATTGGTATAGAAATTACAGATAAGAGAGAAAAGGGGCGTCCAATTAGAGTATCATTCAACGGGGATTTAAGAACACAGCAAGATCTTGCTGCCCAGAAATTACTTTCTTATACGGATGATTGTTGA
- the tnpB gene encoding IS66 family insertion sequence element accessory protein TnpB (TnpB, as the term is used for proteins encoded by IS66 family insertion elements, is considered an accessory protein, since TnpC, encoded by a neighboring gene, is a DDE family transposase.), protein MLGDISKAEDIYIVCGYSDMRKSIDGFAAIIKGTFGMDPFSPSLFLFCGKRRDRLKALYWEGDGFVLLYKRLENGSFKWPRTPEQARRLTMQEFRWLMDGLAIDQPKAIREAKQGDIY, encoded by the coding sequence ATGTTAGGCGATATTTCAAAAGCAGAAGACATTTACATTGTATGTGGTTACTCTGATATGCGCAAGTCAATCGACGGATTCGCCGCCATCATAAAGGGAACTTTTGGTATGGATCCGTTTTCACCGAGCCTGTTTTTGTTCTGCGGTAAAAGAAGGGATCGGTTAAAAGCTCTCTATTGGGAAGGGGACGGTTTTGTCCTGCTGTACAAGCGTCTGGAGAACGGGAGCTTCAAATGGCCTCGGACACCAGAGCAGGCAAGACGTCTTACAATGCAGGAATTTCGGTGGCTTATGGATGGCTTGGCTATTGATCAACCTAAGGCAATCCGGGAAGCGAAACAGGGTGATATCTATTGA
- a CDS encoding ABC transporter ATP-binding protein, with amino-acid sequence MNTNSKVLSVEELVKTYESGKNKVQALKSISLTLHECEMLAIMGSSGSGKSTLLNLIGALDSPTSGKILIRGQEIQDYHIEPYATKYRSQNIGFVFQAYNLLKDLTVEENIALPLILKDVNKKEIKNKTTEMIELVGLSKWKTHRPVELSGGQQQRVAIARALITSPPIILADEPTGNLDYNTTIEILDIIKEMKEKLKQSIILVTHDPMVASYADRVIFLSDGNIIDEYTKNSEKGDISQILDKFRKILEVRNG; translated from the coding sequence ATGAATACAAATAGTAAGGTGCTATCCGTAGAAGAATTGGTAAAAACTTATGAATCTGGCAAAAATAAAGTTCAAGCTTTAAAGAGTATAAGTTTAACTTTACATGAGTGTGAAATGCTGGCAATAATGGGCTCTAGTGGTTCGGGGAAGAGTACGCTGCTTAATCTTATTGGCGCTCTGGATTCACCGACTAGCGGTAAAATTTTAATAAGGGGTCAAGAGATTCAAGATTATCATATAGAGCCGTATGCTACAAAATATAGAAGTCAAAATATCGGTTTTGTATTCCAAGCTTATAATCTACTTAAAGATTTGACAGTTGAGGAGAATATTGCACTACCATTAATTTTAAAAGATGTGAATAAAAAAGAAATCAAAAATAAAACCACAGAAATGATAGAATTAGTCGGCCTTAGTAAATGGAAAACTCACAGGCCTGTGGAACTATCGGGAGGGCAGCAGCAAAGAGTGGCTATTGCAAGGGCGTTGATAACTTCGCCACCTATAATATTAGCTGATGAACCTACAGGAAATCTTGATTATAATACTACTATTGAAATCTTAGATATTATTAAGGAAATGAAAGAAAAGTTAAAACAAAGCATAATATTGGTGACACATGATCCAATGGTAGCTTCTTATGCAGATAGAGTAATATTTCTTAGTGATGGCAATATAATTGATGAATATACTAAAAATAGTGAAAAAGGTGACATATCACAAATATTGGATAAATTTAGGAAAATACTGGAGGTTAGAAATGGTTAG
- a CDS encoding recombinase family protein produces MGIPNISSVISPVPFLTPGGRLNHKTERILRINIILRPQGIKTVTGKENWDTTTIQKMLKNEKYKGDTLMQKTFTEDFMTGKKRKNIGQRNQYYVKDSHPAIVSPEVFDKVQKEMAKRARLKSKEDGTIETSESKYNGKYFLGNLLVCGDCGASYRRRTERGKVVWRCATRIEKGREACTHSPTLNEGWVQNALTKDVCQNGVYDEGIIRNKVDEIKIFDSYSMVCYKNGGQVKILY; encoded by the coding sequence ATTGGCATTCCAAATATATCGTCGGTTATAAGCCCAGTACCTTTTCTGACCCCCGGGGGCCGTCTTAATCATAAAACTGAAAGAATTCTGCGTATTAATATCATCTTACGGCCTCAAGGTATTAAGACAGTGACGGGAAAGGAAAATTGGGATACGACAACAATACAAAAAATGCTTAAAAATGAAAAATATAAAGGTGATACTTTGATGCAAAAGACATTTACCGAAGATTTCATGACCGGCAAGAAAAGAAAGAATATCGGGCAACGCAACCAATACTATGTGAAGGACAGTCATCCGGCCATTGTTTCGCCTGAAGTATTCGACAAGGTGCAGAAAGAAATGGCAAAGCGTGCAAGGCTCAAAAGCAAAGAGGATGGCACGATAGAAACCAGCGAGAGCAAATATAATGGGAAATACTTTTTGGGGAATTTGCTAGTGTGCGGTGATTGCGGAGCATCTTATCGAAGAAGAACTGAACGGGGCAAGGTGGTTTGGAGATGTGCGACACGGATTGAAAAAGGCAGAGAGGCATGCACACACTCCCCTACCTTGAATGAAGGATGGGTACAGAATGCTCTGACCAAAGATGTTTGCCAGAACGGGGTTTATGATGAAGGTATAATCAGGAATAAAGTTGATGAAATAAAGATATTTGATTCTTATAGCATGGTTTGCTATAAAAATGGTGGGCAGGTTAAAATATTATACTAA